Within Citrus sinensis cultivar Valencia sweet orange chromosome 1, DVS_A1.0, whole genome shotgun sequence, the genomic segment TGAAgttctattaaattttgttgaataataGCATCACCAAGCTGTCTACATCCCTTATTGTGTAGTACGGCAAGCATTAGCATAGTGTTGTCGAATGTGGTTATTGCTCCTGCAACTGCCAAAAGGTTTTCAAGTATCAATGTGTTCTAACCACGTAGTGTGCTGTTAATTGCTTGGCATGCCAAGCATAGTGGAGTATTTTATATTAGGCATCTGAATAGGTCAGGTATCTTTATTGTGGCTCACCCTTGTATACTGCACAGTGCATAATCCTTACCAATTAGCTGTCTGTCTACTCATGAATGGGATCTATCCAATGCTCCAGGCCTTGTTACTTATTAtgttatctaataaatttattagttttaaaaCTAACATTATATCCCTCTAATATTGTAATAGAATTATGcaatttttggttttgaaaCTGACATTACATCCCTCTAATTTTGCAATAGAATTATGCAATTTAACTTTTGATACGGATTTGTTTGTTAGtttcatatatttatgaaGGATAGAATGTAAATATCTTATGGCTTCTTTTGTTGCATGGTGATTAAAATGCCTATTAACTTTGGTCACAGGCATCATCTCCATAATTGTTATACAGCTGTCTGACTCTGTCATGAAACTTAAAATTGCAGTTTGTTTGCTCTCCATTTTCAAACAACTGAGAGTTGTGGAAAGAATTGAAGACACAATAtttgttcttatatttttcatttgggaCACTGTGCTTGCCAACCAGAATGATGATGTGGTGGATGCAGATTGGTTACATTTGTCATCAGGTATGACCATCCTTCCCATTGTGTCTTTTTCAGGGTGGTTACtcacttatttttttggattaaCAAAGCAATTGGATTGGcctttacttattttatgaCCTGTGATTTACAACACTTTTACGGGCAAACAATTGATGGaatgttattaatttaatttttctatatcaAGCTAATGACCATATAGTTTTCCATATCAAGTTAATTACCATATAGCTTTTGTGAAACTTattctaaaatgaaattattcttGTAATAACCCTATTactatttcaattttgatCAAACAACTGAGAATTTCACACTCTCAAATGGTAACGAGAAACCTACTATAGTAACATTTggcttttaatttctaattttgtcAATGATGGTTTGTTCATGGGATgatcatatttatttgattcatGTGATCACAGGGATTTCTAATAGATTCACCAGCCAGCCGCAAAGTAAGACTGTGAAGATAGCTCCATAAGTAGATAAGATAAATACTAGGCACACAAGTTTTGAAGTACAGCAAGCTTAATGTATGCATAACAAATTGAACTGGGTATTCAAAGTAAATTATTGTACAACTAAATGGATAACTGCTTGAACTGACTGATTCAAACTCTGCTGATTAAGTAGATGGGATAAGAGGATCAAATTCTATTCTCCAGTCTTCTTATTGGGAACCCAGACAATGTGATCCTCAGGAAGGAAGTGACATATAGGAACAGTTCCTGGCTTAACTTTGAGCACTTGAAAAGCTAAATGCTTGGGGTTCCATGCTGATGTATCTGTGTGGCAGACTGCTGCTGCTTTGGCTTTTGTCCCATCAGCACCTTCCAAGGGAACCATGTAAGCCCTTGTGGTTTGTGTTGCATGGCAGTAGAATACAGCATATGGATAGTTCTGCTTATGGCACACTACTGATTTGTCAGCTGCCATCTGCTTCACTCCAGCTGCGATTGTATATGTCTGCATCTTGGTTCCTTTTTTTACCTCCGTAGAAATTGCCTGAACACTCTTTCCAAGCTTAGAAGTGCTGAAGTCAATCATTGACTCCAGTGAAGTTGCACAATATTTCTGCTCTCCTTTAATGCCAGGGTCTTCACACTCTTTGATTGTGTTCTGCATTATTTCAGCTTCAACTGATCCAGGTTTCACGGAAAACTGGTTAAAGATCTCAGGCAATTTGTCAGACGAGAAAGGAGTTGATTTGGCAGCTTGGCGAGATAAGAAAGTTGCTCCATTTGAAGTTTGAGTGAAGTGCAAGTTCATCTTCATGCCAGGATGCAAGTCCTTTTCCAAGAAGAAAAGAGCTGTATTCGGGTCATCATGGAGTTGGTTCTCATTTGCAGCATATACATAGTTGAATGGGCTTACTCCAACATAAACTGGCTTTCCCTTGTGTCCTGTACTTACGGATACTCCTCCTTTGCCAACACCAACACTGGTTCTTTTGTCAGGCTTTCCAGTGTTTACACCAACGCCCTTACCCCCAACATTCACATGGGTGCCACCACCGGGCTTTCCTTTCCCTGCATCCACATTGACACCACCCTTCCCTACGTTGACAGAGGTGCTTTTGTCTTCCAGCACATCTGCAAATATAGTAACAATATTAGAAGAGACCTTTTAATACAGACTAAGGGGTAGTCTCATAAACGGTGGATCTACGGCAAATTTCTTCTCCTGAACGAGATTTTGAGCCGCTGAAATTTTGGTGGGAACACGCTAAGAAAATATATTCCACATTTTTGACATCTACCTGGCTTTAACAGGTATGCTTTTCTTCCTCATACTTTAACTTAGTAatctcaaaattcttttatgaCTGAAATTTTCATATCTCAGGTTTGAAGtgcataaaactaattttttactaCAATTAAATTGATGTAAGAGAGTGCTTGGACATGAAAATTCTGACCTGGCTGTAGAAGATCTTTGACAGCTTTTGGCATCGGGGAATTTGGCAGTACAGTTTTCCAGTAAAGCTCAGGAGAAATGTCAGCATGACTTGCTACCAGTGCTAGCTGCAAGACAAGTCAGTCCAAAATCTTTTAGAATAAATAACCTATTAAAGAGAGGCAAATGCAGAATTCCAAGGGAAGCTGTTTGTTCAGCAATCAGGACCATGCAAGTGAGTAGAAGCTTACACTGAGGAAAGCAAGGATGGGCAACAAGTGAAACTCCATTATAGCTTTGAGTATGTTTTAAAAGACACCCAGAATACAAGATAGTATGTAATCTAAAATCTAGGCTTTCATGCTAAGAAGAGCAAATGGGTTGCTTCATTTATAAGGGAAATGTTGCGGACTAAATGTCGTATCATCAGCAACAGTCACTACTGGTTTAATATCCTCAACTGCCACTGGCTTGCTGATTTAAATGCAGTTGTACTCAATCAGACAGGTGGGTGGTCTAAAGAGAGGGCGGTTTCATCCCTGCACTTGTCAACAAGTAAGAATTGGCAAATTTGtcttcaatttgaatttgaagatATTACCCACTgcatgaaaacaaaataactttCAGGCTGCTGATATGTTTAATGAATTGAGGAAAAGTGGTCAAATTATCGAACAACTACCTTATTTATTGTAGTTTAGTAGGAGTTGAAGGTGAGCATCAATCTCATTATGGGCattattacatttaaaatCAATGAACTTAAGGACTTCCATACTGACATATATTGTTTTAGTTATCTATCGGAACCTACATAAATCAGTTCTATAATAGCACATTCTAGAAGCTATGCTCGTAACATGTGATATTTGCTCCCATATTTGGTGTATGCTTGAATTACCTGCAAACTACTTATACTAAATTCAAGTATCGGGTATCTTATGATTCttaatatttctatttttctttggaggggaaataaatttgtatgtaTTCTTGTTTGTGCTGTTATTGTCAATTTTTAGCTTATGTCCCAAGCATTTAATGAAAAAGCAGTATCCAAGACGCCTATCATTAAGTGGTGGGAAATGCATAAGAGATGAAATTTAGAACCGGAATAGTTGTTAGGATATGCATGGATGATGAATGAAAGCTATGTGGCAAGTGGTGGCAAGTGACAACATTGCTTCAAACTAGATTCGTATATGATTTATTAGTATGAAATAGGCCTCTGCTCAATACGGCAATTATGGAATTGCCgttgtattataatttcaaCCACCACAGTGTACGAGTATGCAATTTATGGTGTTAGGAATGACAAAAGTTCCCATGCGTTCGGTGACTCAAGTAAAAcgtcaacaaaaaaaaaagggaaaagaaaaagattacgTCAGGTATGTTGCTAACTTCACACAacgtttttcttttcttttcttttttgtcatttgaaaaaaagaaaggttaaAAACCTATCAAGCACaaagattattattgtttgattactttaaaaattataaaatatcaaattactGTAGGAAGTATTGTAGTATaatagtttatatttttactattatataTTTCGAAAATCTACTACtttactaatttttctttagcaTCGTTAAGTTGATtagtaaaatatcatttttgaCCTTTCCGGAGGAAACACAAAAGCTTAAGATATGATAACGTCACTATCCCCTCATTAATGATCGTTTACCATTTGCcaattggattgaatttcTTTGTACTAGCAATCTTCAGAGTTTTGAACCAAAATTGGTTGCGGAATGAATCTAAAGTCGGTGCTtttaagggtgcgtttgaaAGTAATGTGTAACAATTGAACTGTCAAAACTCAGTTATTAGGATTTAAACGgtttttttatcaattgtatattaaattattaaattaccgttac encodes:
- the LOC102618521 gene encoding BURP domain protein RD22, which produces MEFHLLPILAFLSLALVASHADISPELYWKTVLPNSPMPKAVKDLLQPDVLEDKSTSVNVGKGGVNVDAGKGKPGGGTHVNVGGKGVGVNTGKPDKRTSVGVGKGGVSVSTGHKGKPVYVGVSPFNYVYAANENQLHDDPNTALFFLEKDLHPGMKMNLHFTQTSNGATFLSRQAAKSTPFSSDKLPEIFNQFSVKPGSVEAEIMQNTIKECEDPGIKGEQKYCATSLESMIDFSTSKLGKSVQAISTEVKKGTKMQTYTIAAGVKQMAADKSVVCHKQNYPYAVFYCHATQTTRAYMVPLEGADGTKAKAAAVCHTDTSAWNPKHLAFQVLKVKPGTVPICHFLPEDHIVWVPNKKTGE